One Peterkaempfera bronchialis DNA window includes the following coding sequences:
- a CDS encoding LacI family DNA-binding transcriptional regulator — protein MTQPPQAAGPRRAPTMADVAQRAGVSHQTVSRVLSSHPNVRDSTRAEVQRAIEELGYRRNSSARALVTRRTLTLGVVACNPTLFGPASTLFGLEEAARDEGYMVSAVTLRRYTAKALEDAIDHLSDWGVEGIVVIVPHRAAVAALAELRLPFPVVTVEGGHAFPIPGVSVDQELGACLVTGHLLSGGHRTVWHVAGPPDWLEAEARVAGWRATLEEAGAEVPPPLVGDWTPLSGYRAGQELAGRVSARMSRHGNPHVSAVFVANDQMALGVMRAFREAGLSVPGQVAIAGFDDIPEAEFFAPPLTTVRQDFAAVGQASIRLLVSRVGAGPDSSDERVVIEPRLIVRSSSTPS, from the coding sequence ATGACGCAGCCCCCGCAGGCCGCCGGACCGCGCCGGGCCCCCACCATGGCCGACGTCGCCCAGCGGGCGGGAGTGTCGCACCAGACCGTGTCGCGGGTGCTCAGCAGTCACCCCAACGTACGCGATTCCACCAGGGCCGAAGTGCAACGGGCGATCGAAGAACTGGGCTACCGGCGCAATTCCTCGGCGAGGGCGCTGGTGACGCGGCGCACCCTCACCCTGGGGGTGGTGGCATGCAATCCGACGCTGTTCGGACCGGCGAGCACACTGTTCGGGCTGGAAGAGGCGGCTCGCGACGAGGGTTACATGGTCTCCGCCGTGACCTTGCGCCGGTACACGGCCAAGGCACTGGAAGATGCCATCGACCACCTCAGCGACTGGGGGGTGGAGGGGATCGTGGTGATCGTCCCTCACCGGGCAGCGGTCGCCGCGCTGGCGGAACTGCGGCTTCCCTTCCCGGTCGTGACTGTGGAGGGCGGTCATGCGTTCCCCATCCCGGGGGTGTCGGTGGATCAGGAACTGGGCGCGTGCCTGGTGACGGGCCATCTGCTGTCCGGCGGACACCGTACGGTGTGGCACGTGGCCGGGCCGCCCGACTGGCTGGAGGCCGAGGCCCGTGTCGCCGGCTGGCGTGCCACTCTGGAAGAGGCGGGCGCCGAGGTCCCTCCCCCACTGGTGGGTGACTGGACTCCGCTGTCGGGTTACCGGGCCGGCCAGGAGCTGGCGGGCCGGGTCTCCGCGCGGATGTCCCGCCACGGTAACCCGCACGTCTCCGCAGTGTTCGTGGCGAACGATCAGATGGCCCTGGGCGTCATGCGGGCATTCCGGGAGGCCGGTCTCTCCGTGCCGGGTCAAGTGGCCATCGCGGGGTTCGACGACATTCCGGAGGCGGAGTTCTTCGCTCCCCCGCTGACCACGGTTCGGCAGGACTTCGCCGCCGTCGGCCAGGCCAGTATCCGTCTGCTGGTGAGCAGGGTGGGTGCCGGCCCCGACAGTAGCGACGAGCGGGTCGTGATCGAGCCACGGCTGATCGTCCGCAGCAGCAGCACACCTTCCTGA
- a CDS encoding AfsR/SARP family transcriptional regulator, translated as MAVEFGLLGSIEACIGVEPIDVGHMRQRSVLAVLLVDANRMVSVDQLVDRVWGEHPPQRAQATLYSYISRLRQALAPGAGEVGIDRRSGGYSLVVESSAVDLHCFRELLARARRAEDDCRGAALFEQALGLWRGNAFSALDTPWFNAMRESLHRERLTAELDLGDVQLRLGRHAGLLVGLSTRVEAYPLDERLAGQLMLALYRSGRAADALAHYQSVRRRLAEELGTDPGPELRQLHQQILMADPALITPAPRSVTTAEPVRAPRQLPAPPPMFTGRDAETDVLCKALNPDGARYVRVAAVDGVAGVGKSALAIHVSHRVAERYPDGQLYINLQGAAAAGAVPLTPHEVLVRWLPQFGVPGSEVPVETGAASARWRSLLAGRRLLLVLDDASSAEQVRPLLPAEHGCAVVVTSRSVLSTLDGAEFVHLEPPSEPEAVALLGRLAGEERLACDPAAARAVVGYCERLPLLVRIVAARLASRPGWSVRAIADRLAQEHQRLNELQVGELSVRASLAVSLREAGDEGTRVFALLAVVDATEIDLPLAASLAGLSSTDAEEVLEQLVDARLVDSPEPGYYRMHDVVRLYAREQASLHVAATEREAVRRRVVDHYLSLAGQASRLLDPEEWAAVGAASPIVHPAGFTLADRPTACAWIDFAAPHLPVFMAGLANRPELAADIARCALDAYPALVIRDRWSELIRLSTVGVQAARSSVQPVLEARARNVLGLAYGQTGQFAESLAEFGHALGLWEELGERQQMARASNNLGVLARLRDDLPEAVRCHERSILLFQEAGDSNGQARALTNLGVVHQRLGDHDRAITAHARAAEAFRALGDQYRLGLVLGDLAEAVRLAGRLRESLGRYQDSLRIIREVGNRSGEAQQLWGLAQALYDLGESDAARTHWHAALAIIRDCGDLTDDEVQRILAQPIPEPPAALRRHH; from the coding sequence GTGGCTGTGGAGTTCGGCTTGCTCGGCAGCATCGAGGCGTGTATCGGCGTCGAGCCGATCGACGTGGGACACATGCGGCAGCGGTCTGTGCTGGCGGTGCTGCTGGTCGATGCGAACCGGATGGTGTCCGTCGATCAGTTGGTCGACCGGGTGTGGGGAGAACATCCTCCGCAGCGAGCCCAGGCGACGTTGTACAGCTACATATCCCGCCTACGGCAGGCGCTCGCTCCTGGCGCGGGGGAAGTCGGCATCGACCGGCGGTCCGGCGGCTACTCCCTCGTGGTCGAGTCCTCTGCCGTGGACCTGCACTGCTTCCGCGAATTGCTCGCCCGGGCCCGCAGAGCCGAGGACGACTGCCGTGGCGCAGCGCTGTTCGAGCAGGCACTTGGGCTGTGGCGTGGGAATGCCTTCTCCGCACTGGACACGCCGTGGTTCAACGCGATGCGGGAGTCCCTGCATCGAGAGCGGCTCACCGCTGAGCTGGACCTGGGTGACGTGCAGTTGCGGCTCGGACGACACGCCGGGCTGCTGGTCGGGCTGTCCACCCGGGTGGAGGCGTATCCGCTGGACGAGCGGCTGGCCGGCCAGCTCATGCTGGCGCTGTACCGCAGCGGACGAGCCGCCGATGCTCTGGCCCACTACCAGAGCGTCCGGCGGCGACTAGCGGAGGAGCTGGGCACCGACCCCGGTCCCGAACTGCGGCAGCTGCACCAGCAGATCCTCATGGCCGACCCGGCTCTCATCACACCCGCACCCCGATCCGTAACCACCGCCGAACCGGTACGCGCCCCACGGCAGCTCCCCGCACCGCCGCCGATGTTCACCGGACGGGACGCGGAGACGGACGTCCTCTGTAAGGCACTCAACCCCGACGGGGCGCGGTATGTCCGGGTCGCCGCTGTGGACGGAGTCGCCGGGGTGGGGAAGTCGGCGCTGGCGATCCATGTGAGCCACCGGGTGGCTGAGCGGTACCCCGACGGGCAGCTCTACATCAACCTGCAGGGTGCGGCGGCAGCCGGGGCAGTGCCGCTGACACCGCATGAGGTCCTTGTGCGATGGCTGCCGCAGTTCGGCGTGCCGGGTTCCGAGGTGCCCGTGGAGACGGGGGCGGCGAGCGCACGGTGGCGCTCCCTCCTGGCCGGACGGCGCCTGTTACTGGTGCTCGACGACGCCTCCTCGGCGGAGCAGGTCCGTCCGCTGCTTCCGGCGGAGCATGGGTGTGCGGTCGTGGTGACCAGCCGGAGTGTGCTGTCGACTCTGGACGGAGCGGAGTTCGTGCACCTGGAGCCACCGTCCGAGCCGGAGGCGGTGGCGTTGCTCGGGAGGCTGGCGGGCGAGGAGCGGCTGGCCTGCGATCCAGCAGCTGCCAGGGCCGTCGTGGGCTACTGTGAGCGCCTTCCGCTGCTGGTACGCATCGTGGCCGCGCGACTGGCCTCCCGTCCCGGATGGTCGGTCCGCGCGATCGCTGACCGGCTGGCCCAAGAGCACCAGCGTCTGAACGAGTTGCAGGTCGGCGAGTTGAGTGTGCGGGCGAGTCTCGCGGTGAGCCTACGTGAGGCGGGTGACGAGGGAACACGGGTCTTCGCGCTGCTCGCGGTGGTCGATGCGACGGAAATCGACCTGCCGCTGGCAGCCTCGCTCGCGGGCCTGTCCTCGACTGACGCCGAGGAAGTCCTGGAGCAGCTCGTCGACGCCCGCCTCGTCGACTCACCGGAGCCCGGCTACTACCGGATGCATGACGTGGTCCGGCTCTACGCCCGCGAGCAGGCAAGTCTCCATGTCGCCGCCACAGAGCGAGAAGCCGTCCGACGTCGCGTGGTGGATCACTACCTGAGCCTCGCAGGACAAGCCAGCCGCCTGCTGGACCCGGAGGAGTGGGCCGCTGTCGGGGCGGCTTCGCCGATCGTCCATCCGGCGGGATTCACGCTTGCTGACCGCCCAACGGCGTGTGCCTGGATCGACTTCGCAGCCCCGCATCTGCCGGTGTTCATGGCAGGGTTGGCCAACCGTCCTGAGCTTGCTGCCGATATCGCCCGGTGTGCGCTGGATGCCTATCCCGCGCTGGTGATCCGTGATCGCTGGTCGGAGCTGATCCGGCTGAGCACCGTCGGCGTCCAGGCGGCGCGCAGCAGTGTCCAGCCGGTACTGGAGGCACGGGCCCGCAATGTCCTCGGTCTGGCCTACGGCCAGACCGGCCAGTTTGCCGAGAGTCTCGCCGAGTTCGGGCATGCGCTAGGGCTGTGGGAGGAGCTCGGTGAGCGCCAGCAGATGGCCAGGGCTTCCAACAACCTAGGAGTCCTCGCGCGGCTACGCGACGACCTGCCCGAGGCGGTGCGCTGCCATGAGCGCAGCATTCTGCTGTTCCAGGAGGCCGGGGACTCCAACGGCCAGGCACGGGCGCTCACCAACCTGGGCGTCGTCCATCAGCGTCTCGGCGACCACGACCGGGCGATCACCGCACACGCGAGGGCGGCCGAGGCTTTCCGGGCGCTGGGCGACCAGTATCGTCTCGGGCTCGTCCTGGGCGACCTTGCTGAGGCCGTCCGGCTCGCCGGCCGCCTCCGCGAGTCTCTTGGCCGCTACCAGGACAGCCTGCGCATCATCCGTGAGGTCGGCAATCGCTCCGGAGAGGCCCAGCAACTCTGGGGGCTGGCACAGGCGCTGTACGACCTCGGCGAATCCGATGCCGCTCGCACCCACTGGCACGCTGCCCTGGCCATCATCCGGGACTGCGGTGACCTCACCGACGACGAAGTGCAGAGGATCCTCGCCCAGCCCATCCCGGAACCACCAGCAGCCCTCCGCAGGCACCACTGA